A DNA window from Bos mutus isolate GX-2022 chromosome 11, NWIPB_WYAK_1.1, whole genome shotgun sequence contains the following coding sequences:
- the LOC102281971 gene encoding LOW QUALITY PROTEIN: glycerol-3-phosphate acyltransferase 2, mitochondrial (The sequence of the model RefSeq protein was modified relative to this genomic sequence to represent the inferred CDS: inserted 1 base in 1 codon), with protein sequence MNTMAEARLQTQKKSSQDGQETSLWSSGFGMKLEAVTPFLGKYRPFVGRCCQTCTPKSWESLFHRSIMDLGFCNVILVKEENTRFRGWLVRRLCYFLWSLEQHIPPCQDASQKIMESTGVQNVISGRAPGGAGEGQVPSHVRKEVQRILGHIQAPPRPFLLRLFSWALLRFLNCLFLNVQLYRGQMKMVQKASQAGSPLVFLSTHKSVLDGILLPFVLLSQGVGVLRVAWDPRTCSPLLRALLKKLGGLFLPPEANLSPDSPEGVLARAVVHAALAPLGLWTGVLAVLRSLRRWGCGRRVCVRVHLAQPFSLQEYIINARSCWGSRQTLEQLLQPIVLGQCTAVPDTEKEQEWTPVTGPLLALREEDQLLVRRLSWHVLNASVASSAVMSTAIMATLLLFKHQKGVFLSQLLGEFSWLTEETLLRGFDVGFSGQLRCLVQHTLSLLRPHVALLRIQQGDLLVVPRPGPGLTSLARLSAELLPTFLSEAVGACAVRGLLAGRVPPEGPWELQGVELLSQKELYCQILLLLHLLPQDLLLLQPCQSCYCYCQEVLDRLIQCGLLVAEETPGSQPACDTGRQRLSARLLWKLSGDFTDSDSDDFEEAEGRYFRLSQQSRCPDFFLFLCRLLSPVLKXFAQAAAFLHRGRLPDTESGYTEQLFQFLRATAQEEGLFECADPNLAISAIWTFRDLGVLQQTPGPTGPMLHLSPAFASRDSQEKLGQFIRQFICS encoded by the exons ATGAACACCATGGCAGAAGCCAGACTCCAAACCCAGAAGAAAAGCAGCCAGGATGGTCAGGAG ACCAGCCTGTGGTCCTCAGGCTTTGGGATGAAGCTGGAGGCTGTCACCCCATTCTTGGGGAAATACCGCCCCTTTGTGGGTCGCTGCTGCCAGACCTGTACCCCTAAGAGCTGG GAGTCCCTCTTCCACAGAAGCATAATGGACCTCGGCTTCTGCAATGTGATCCTGGTGAAGGAGGAGAACACCAG GTTTCGGGGCTGGCTGGTTCGGAGGCTCTGCTATTTCTTGTGGTCACTGGAGCAGCACATACCACCCTGCCAGGATGCCTCACAGAAGATCATGGAAAGCACTGG GGTGCAGAATGTCATCTCAGGGAGggccccgggaggggctggggaaggccAGGTGCCCAGCCACGTGAGGAAAGAGGTACAGCGCATCTTGGGCCACatccaggccccgccccgccccttcctGCTCAG GCTGTTTAGCTGGGCACTGCTGCGGTTCCTGAACTGCCTCTTCCTGAACGTGCAGCTGTACAGGGGCCAGATGAAGATGGTCCAGAAGGCCTCCCAGGCA GGCTCGCCGCTCGTCTTCCTCTCTACCCACAAGTCAGTCCTGGATGGCATCCTGCTGCCCTTTGTGCTGCTCTCCCAGGGCGTGGGCGTGCTCCGTGTGGCTTGGGACCCCCGCACCTGTTCCCCCCTCCTCAG AGCTCTGCTGAAGAAACTTGGGGGGCTTTTTCTGCCCCCAGAGGCCAACCTCTCCCCGGACAGCCCTGAGGGGGTTCTTGCaagggctgtggtccatgcg GCCTTGGCCCCACTGGGGCTGTGGACAGGTGTTCTGGCTGTTCTGCGGAGCCTGCGACGCTGGGGCTGTGGCCGCCGAGTCTGTGTCCGTGTGCATTTGGCCCAGCCCTTCTCCCTGCAG GAATACATCATCAATGCCAGAAGCTGCTGGGGCAGCAGGCAGACCCTGGAGCAGCTGCTGCAGCCCATCGTGCTGGGCCAGTG TACGGCTGTCCCCGACACTGAGAAGGAGCAGGAGTGGACACCTGTGACCGGACCCCTTCTGGCCCTCAGGGAGGAGGACCAGCTGTTGGTCAGGAGGCTGAGCTGGCACGTCCTGAATG CCAGCGTGGCGAGCTCCGCGGTGATGAGCACGGCCATCATGGCGACGCTGCTGCTGTTCAAGCACCAGAAG GGCGTGTTCCTGTCGCAGCTCCTGGGGGAGTTCTCCTGGCTGACAGAGGAGACACTGCTGCGTGGCTTTGACGTGGGCTTCTCGGGGCAGCTGCGGTGCCTGGTGCAGCACACGCTGAGCCTGCTGCGGCCACACGTGGCCCTGCTGCGCATCCAGCAGGGGGACTTGCTGGTGGTTCCGCGCCCTGGCCCAGGCCTCACGTCCCTGGCACGCCTGAGCGCCGAGCTGCTGCCCACTTTCCTGAGCGAGGCTGTGGGTG cctgtGCTGTGCGAGGGCTGCTGGCAGGCAGGGTGCCGCCCGAGGGCCCCTGGGAACTGCAGGGCGTCGAGCTGCTGAGCCAGAAGGAGCTGTACTGccagatcctgctgctgctacacTTGCTGCCacaggacctgctgctgctgcag CCCTGCCAGTCTTGCTACTGCTACTGTCAGGAGGTGCTGGACCGTCTCATCCAGTGTGGGCTCCTCGTGGCTGAGGAG ACCCCGGGCTCCCAGCCAGCCTGTGACACAGGGAGGCAGCGTTTGAGTGCGAGACTGCTGTGGAAACTGAGCGGGGACTTCACCGACAGCGACAGCGACGACTTCGAGGAGGCGGAGGGCCGCTACTTCAGG CTCAGCCAGCAGTCGCGCTGCCCcgacttctttctcttcctctgccgCCTGCTCAGCCCAGTGCTGA GCTTTGCGCAGGCTGCCGCCTTCCTCCACCGAGGACGGCTCCCGGATACGG AGTCCGGCTACACGGAGCAGTTGTTCCAGTTCTTACGGGCCACAGCCCAGGAGGAAGGGCTCTTCG AGTGTGCGGACCCAAATCTTGCCATCAGTGCCATCTGGACCTTCAGAGACTTGGGG GTGCTGCAGCAGACGCCCGGCCCCACAGGCCCCATGCTCCACCTGTCCCCTGCCTTCGCCAGCCGGGATAGCCAGGAAA